The following are encoded in a window of Kitasatospora sp. NBC_01250 genomic DNA:
- the pcp gene encoding pyroglutamyl-peptidase I: protein MTRVLLTGFEPFGGATRNPSWEAVRLVAADAPEGLEVTPLRLSCVFGRAIDELRDAVRATDPELVVCVGQAHGRPGISVERIAVNIDDARIPDNTGRRPVDEPVVPGGPDAYFAALPVKACVAAVREAGLPASLSHTAGTFVCNHVFYALMHLIAVERPTTRGGFVHVPSLPEQVLDQAVPSLPAAAVAQGLRALLSCAATRRLDVHTSEGTIH from the coding sequence ATGACCCGCGTCCTGCTCACCGGCTTTGAACCGTTCGGCGGCGCCACCCGTAATCCCTCCTGGGAGGCCGTGCGCCTGGTCGCGGCCGATGCACCCGAAGGGCTGGAGGTGACACCGCTGCGGCTGAGCTGTGTGTTCGGTCGGGCGATCGACGAACTGCGGGACGCCGTCCGGGCGACCGACCCCGAGCTGGTGGTCTGCGTCGGCCAGGCTCACGGGCGGCCCGGCATCAGCGTGGAGCGCATCGCCGTCAACATCGACGACGCACGCATTCCCGACAACACCGGACGCCGCCCGGTCGACGAACCGGTGGTGCCCGGTGGCCCCGATGCGTACTTCGCCGCCCTCCCGGTGAAGGCGTGCGTGGCCGCCGTGCGCGAGGCCGGCCTGCCCGCCTCGCTGTCGCACACCGCCGGAACGTTCGTCTGCAATCATGTCTTCTACGCCCTGATGCACCTGATCGCCGTCGAACGACCCACCACCCGGGGTGGTTTCGTCCACGTGCCGTCCCTGCCCGAACAGGTCCTCGACCAGGCGGTGCCGTCCCTGCCGGCCGCCGCGGTCGCCCAGGGCCTGCGCGCCCTGCTGAGCTGCGCCGCCACCCGGCGACTTGATGTGCACACTTCCGAAGGAACCATTCACTGA
- a CDS encoding 3'-5' exonuclease — MDFGTWPRVLVVDVEGNGAQPPDLVEVAAIPVVHGSPVPSSARSTLLRPPNPITPFATRVHRITNQDVATAPTWEQVGARVHADLEGTWIAAHNAHVDYGVLLRHMPQWRPAGVLDTLRLARATCPAAGGYSLDALIDLTGIDLAAVPGQRHRAGFDAHATALLLLHLAAHYDTWDALLAAAVPPKMPGASLPATPNSEDQTLW; from the coding sequence ATGGACTTCGGTACCTGGCCCCGCGTCCTCGTCGTGGACGTGGAAGGCAACGGCGCCCAGCCACCGGACCTGGTGGAGGTCGCCGCGATCCCCGTGGTGCACGGGAGCCCGGTGCCGTCGTCCGCCCGCTCCACCCTGCTGCGCCCCCCGAACCCCATCACGCCGTTCGCCACGCGGGTGCACCGCATCACCAACCAGGACGTCGCGACGGCGCCGACCTGGGAGCAGGTCGGCGCCCGGGTACACGCCGACCTGGAGGGCACATGGATCGCCGCGCACAACGCCCACGTGGACTACGGGGTGCTGCTGCGGCACATGCCGCAGTGGCGACCGGCCGGGGTGCTGGACACCCTCCGGCTCGCTCGAGCGACCTGTCCGGCGGCCGGCGGGTACAGCCTCGACGCGCTGATCGACCTGACCGGCATCGACCTGGCCGCCGTCCCCGGCCAGCGCCACCGCGCGGGCTTCGACGCCCACGCCACCGCGCTGCTGCTGCTCCACCTCGCCGCGCACTACGACACCTGGGACGCGCTGCTCGCCGCCGCAGTCCCGCCCAAGATGCCCGGCGCCTCCCTGCCCGCTACCCCCAACTCCGAGGATCAGACTCTGTGGTGA
- a CDS encoding cupin — protein MTTTPIDLFATALQFHPDGAVRSAERRMASGDPGAWQIAAFHVETDSDVHADHWEMHPEADEAVCCLAGGARLHLRPTTPGEPEEAVHLPAGAAVIVPRGRWHRLELDAPSDLMSITLRQGTRLERR, from the coding sequence ATGACGACGACCCCCATCGACCTGTTCGCCACGGCCCTGCAGTTCCACCCCGACGGCGCGGTGCGGAGCGCCGAACGCCGCATGGCGAGCGGCGATCCGGGCGCCTGGCAGATCGCCGCCTTCCACGTGGAGACCGACTCCGACGTGCACGCCGACCACTGGGAGATGCACCCGGAGGCGGACGAGGCGGTCTGCTGCCTGGCCGGCGGCGCGCGCCTCCACCTGCGCCCCACCACCCCCGGCGAACCCGAGGAAGCCGTGCACCTGCCCGCGGGCGCCGCCGTGATCGTGCCCCGGGGCCGCTGGCACCGCCTCGAACTGGACGCGCCGAGCGACCTCATGTCGATCACCCTGCGCCAGGGCACCCGCCTCGAGCGCCGCTGA
- a CDS encoding DUF979 domain-containing protein — MIQAEWLYWLIGALFLAVAGQMAVDRSNPKRFGSAAFWGLLGLSFIYGTWVVRRTAPAAPLGAAVLVMICLAGFGLTGRGASRAPEPEQRAATAARLGNRVFVPALTIPLVAVLCSTVVKDWHLGNRPVLQAGSETIVGLGIGALVALLVALLMTRERKPVVALHAGRGLLESMGWALLLPQLLAVLGSIFQVAGVGTQVGRLTTDILPHGSRFPAVVLYCVGMALFTVIMGNAFAAFPVMTAAIGWPVLVTQLHGNPAVVLAVGMLAGFCGTLVTPMAANFNLVPAALLELKDQYGPIKAQVRTAGALLVCNIAIISLFAF; from the coding sequence ATGATCCAGGCGGAGTGGCTGTACTGGCTGATCGGCGCCCTCTTCCTCGCGGTGGCCGGGCAGATGGCGGTCGACCGGAGCAACCCCAAGCGGTTCGGCTCCGCCGCCTTCTGGGGGCTGCTGGGCCTGAGCTTCATCTACGGCACCTGGGTGGTGCGCAGGACCGCACCCGCCGCACCGCTCGGCGCCGCGGTCCTGGTGATGATCTGCCTGGCGGGCTTCGGCCTCACCGGGCGCGGAGCCTCCCGCGCCCCGGAACCCGAGCAGCGCGCCGCCACCGCGGCCCGGCTCGGCAACCGGGTGTTCGTCCCCGCCCTGACCATCCCGCTGGTGGCCGTGCTCTGCTCGACCGTGGTCAAGGACTGGCACCTCGGAAACCGGCCGGTGCTCCAGGCGGGCAGCGAGACCATCGTGGGGCTGGGGATCGGCGCCCTGGTCGCCCTGCTGGTCGCGCTGCTGATGACCCGTGAGCGCAAGCCCGTCGTCGCCCTGCACGCCGGGCGCGGGCTGCTCGAATCGATGGGCTGGGCGCTGCTGCTGCCCCAGCTGCTGGCCGTCCTCGGCTCGATCTTCCAGGTGGCCGGGGTCGGCACCCAGGTCGGCAGGCTCACCACCGACATCCTGCCGCACGGCAGCCGGTTCCCCGCCGTGGTGCTCTACTGCGTGGGCATGGCCCTGTTCACCGTCATCATGGGCAACGCCTTCGCCGCCTTCCCGGTGATGACCGCCGCGATCGGCTGGCCCGTCCTGGTCACCCAGTTGCACGGGAATCCGGCGGTGGTGCTGGCCGTCGGGATGCTGGCCGGCTTCTGCGGCACCCTGGTGACGCCGATGGCCGCCAACTTCAACCTGGTGCCCGCGGCCCTGCTGGAGCTCAAGGACCAGTACGGGCCGATCAAGGCTCAGGTCCGTACCGCGGGAGCGCTGTTGGTGTGCAACATCGCCATCATCTCGCTCTTCGCCTTCTGA
- a CDS encoding GntR family transcriptional regulator produces MVSDERATTGEFSAIAADRGRLGRTSAAQRVAELLCEHITEGRLAPGTRLSEEALGEALAVSRNTLREAFRLLVDQRLLVHQLNRGVFVRALRPADVADIFTLRLALEQVGVRAAPHAAPELIAAVRGALATAEAAEQRGDWVAVGTADLRFHQAVAGLAGSERIDECMARLLAELRLAFGAVADARGLHEPFLRWNQALAGLLESGATDDVEVELTRYLDEARRVIVTAMTETEPDR; encoded by the coding sequence GTGGTCTCAGACGAACGGGCGACGACCGGGGAGTTCAGCGCCATCGCGGCCGATCGCGGGCGCCTCGGGCGCACCAGCGCCGCGCAGCGGGTGGCCGAACTGCTCTGCGAGCACATCACCGAGGGCCGTCTCGCCCCCGGCACCAGGCTCTCCGAGGAGGCGCTCGGCGAGGCGCTCGCGGTCTCCCGCAACACGCTGCGCGAGGCCTTCCGGCTGCTGGTGGACCAACGCCTGCTGGTCCATCAGCTGAACCGCGGCGTCTTCGTACGGGCGCTGCGGCCCGCGGACGTCGCCGACATCTTCACCCTGCGCCTGGCCCTGGAACAGGTCGGCGTCCGGGCCGCGCCGCACGCCGCACCCGAGCTGATCGCCGCCGTGCGCGGCGCGCTGGCCACCGCCGAGGCGGCCGAGCAGCGCGGCGACTGGGTCGCCGTCGGCACCGCCGACCTGCGCTTCCACCAGGCCGTCGCCGGGCTCGCCGGCAGCGAGCGGATCGACGAGTGCATGGCCCGGCTGCTGGCCGAACTGCGCCTGGCCTTCGGCGCGGTGGCCGATGCCCGGGGCCTGCACGAGCCGTTCCTGCGCTGGAACCAGGCGCTGGCCGGGCTGCTGGAGTCGGGCGCGACCGACGACGTCGAAGTGGAACTGACCCGGTATCTGGACGAGGCCCGGAGGGTGATCGTGACCGCCATGACGGAGACGGAGCCGGACCGGTGA
- a CDS encoding glycosyltransferase yields MRVAVMTAGSRGDVAPYTGLGHALAQAGHQVTLVTHARFAPLAAAAGVGFHALPVDPLAELRSARGQALHRSTTGAGKLLRVIALARSAVGRTAEDLLAAARTSDVLLLSSSLGPLGHTIAEGLGLPSIGVYLQPLAATVEFAPPVTGTRSWGAVGNRLAGRAVNAAVDGIFADSARALQDRLGLPRHRSHTARRARERQDWPVYHGFSPLVVQRPHDWRPGLRIAGYWWPHDPPQAQLPDRLSDFLSAGPPPVFVGLGSATVPDPERLSRTVVRALRAAGLRGVIQRGWSELACEDDDMLTIDEMPHQLLFPHMAAAVHHAGAGTTAAALRAGIPAVPLPVQFDAAFWAARLTALGVAPTAIPLRRLTAQALTAALVQATTDPSYTRRAQALAARIRQEDGTGPVLAAVNRLGSPARPAPAD; encoded by the coding sequence ATGCGAGTGGCAGTGATGACCGCGGGTTCGCGCGGCGACGTGGCTCCCTACACCGGGCTCGGCCATGCTCTGGCGCAGGCCGGACACCAGGTCACGCTCGTCACCCATGCCCGTTTCGCGCCGCTCGCGGCTGCGGCGGGGGTGGGCTTCCATGCGCTGCCGGTCGACCCGCTTGCGGAGCTCCGGTCTGCGCGCGGACAGGCGCTGCATCGGAGTACCACCGGCGCCGGGAAGCTGCTGCGGGTCATCGCGCTGGCCCGGTCCGCGGTCGGGCGGACGGCCGAGGACCTGCTGGCAGCCGCCCGCACCAGCGACGTCCTGCTGCTGTCCAGCTCGCTCGGCCCGCTCGGCCACACCATCGCCGAGGGGCTGGGGCTGCCGAGCATCGGCGTGTACCTCCAACCCCTGGCCGCCACAGTCGAGTTCGCGCCTCCGGTGACCGGCACCCGGTCCTGGGGAGCGGTGGGCAACCGGCTGGCCGGACGAGCGGTGAACGCTGCCGTGGACGGCATCTTCGCGGACAGCGCCCGCGCGCTGCAGGACCGCCTCGGCCTCCCCCGCCACCGCTCGCACACCGCCCGTCGGGCCCGCGAGCGCCAGGACTGGCCCGTCTACCACGGCTTCAGCCCCCTCGTGGTGCAGCGCCCGCACGACTGGCGCCCCGGCCTGCGGATCGCCGGATACTGGTGGCCCCACGACCCGCCCCAGGCACAACTCCCGGACCGGCTGAGCGATTTCCTGTCCGCCGGCCCGCCACCGGTCTTCGTCGGCCTGGGCAGCGCCACCGTCCCCGACCCCGAGCGGCTGAGCCGGACCGTCGTGCGCGCCCTGCGTGCGGCCGGGCTGCGCGGGGTCATCCAGCGCGGCTGGAGCGAACTCGCCTGCGAGGACGACGACATGCTCACCATCGACGAGATGCCGCACCAGCTGCTGTTCCCGCACATGGCCGCGGCCGTCCACCACGCGGGAGCGGGCACCACCGCCGCCGCCCTGCGCGCGGGCATTCCGGCCGTCCCCCTCCCCGTCCAGTTCGACGCCGCGTTCTGGGCCGCCCGCCTGACCGCCCTGGGCGTCGCCCCCACCGCGATCCCGCTGCGCCGGCTCACCGCCCAGGCCCTGACCGCGGCCCTCGTCCAGGCCACGACCGACCCGTCCTACACCCGCCGCGCCCAGGCCCTGGCCGCCCGCATCCGCCAGGAGGACGGAACCGGCCCGGTCCTGGCCGCCGTGAACCGCCTCGGCTCCCCGGCCCGCCCCGCACCAGCGGACTGA
- a CDS encoding biotin-dependent carboxyltransferase family protein, with product MTLTVVRPGLLTTVQDLGRPGHAHLGVPRSGALDRRAHRLANLLVGNSARAATLETTVLGCAVRVRRPVVAAVTGAPCSVRVDGRPAAWGAPLRLGAGALLELGTAARGVRSYLAFAGGVAAEAVLGSRATDLLSGLGPAPLAAGDALPLGADPAGPPLAADVVPWVAPPEHLVLPLRLGPRDDWFAPAAVTTLAACDYRVSPASNRIGLRLTGPVLERAVERELPSEGMVLGAVQVPPDGRPVVFLADHPTTGGYPVIGVVPEDALSAAAQAPPGTPVRFVPVPGAGW from the coding sequence ATGACCCTGACCGTCGTCCGTCCGGGCCTGCTGACCACCGTTCAGGATCTCGGCCGGCCCGGCCACGCCCACCTCGGCGTCCCCCGCTCCGGTGCACTGGACCGCCGCGCCCACCGGCTGGCCAACCTCCTGGTGGGCAACTCCGCGCGGGCCGCCACGCTGGAGACCACCGTGCTGGGCTGCGCGGTGCGGGTGCGCCGCCCGGTGGTCGCGGCCGTCACCGGAGCGCCCTGCTCCGTACGGGTGGACGGCCGCCCCGCCGCCTGGGGCGCCCCGCTGCGGCTCGGCGCGGGCGCGCTGCTGGAGCTCGGCACCGCCGCCCGGGGCGTGCGCAGCTACCTGGCGTTCGCCGGCGGGGTCGCGGCCGAGGCCGTGCTCGGCAGCCGCGCCACCGATCTGCTCTCCGGCCTCGGCCCCGCGCCGCTGGCCGCCGGTGACGCGCTGCCGCTCGGCGCCGACCCGGCCGGCCCGCCGCTCGCCGCGGACGTGGTGCCCTGGGTGGCCCCGCCCGAGCACCTGGTGCTGCCGCTGCGGCTGGGGCCGCGCGACGACTGGTTCGCACCCGCGGCCGTCACCACCCTGGCGGCGTGCGACTACCGCGTCTCGCCCGCCAGCAACCGGATCGGCCTGCGCCTCACCGGCCCGGTGCTGGAGCGGGCCGTCGAGCGGGAGCTGCCCAGCGAGGGCATGGTGCTGGGCGCCGTCCAGGTCCCGCCGGACGGCCGCCCGGTGGTCTTCCTCGCCGACCATCCGACCACCGGCGGCTACCCGGTGATCGGCGTGGTGCCCGAGGACGCCCTGTCCGCGGCGGCCCAGGCACCGCCCGGCACCCCGGTCCGGTTCGTCCCCGTGCCTGGCGCCGGCTGGTGA
- a CDS encoding DUF969 domain-containing protein, with product MIVLFGILVVVAGFATRRNPLLIVGVAGVVTGLLGKLSPMKVLAAFGTGFASSRSVTIFVIVLPVIGLLEYRGLQEQARTLIGRLGALSTGRLLAIYLVLRQLSAALGLTGLGGPAQAVRPMVAPMAEAAAERRHGTLTERMRERVRSYAASADTVGLFFGEDCFLAVGSILLITGFANATYHTHLEPTQLALWAIPSALCATVIHGLQLLRLDRALDRENATVQTSTAKQTTVGRARAGEAK from the coding sequence GTGATCGTTCTCTTCGGCATCCTCGTCGTGGTGGCGGGATTCGCCACTCGACGCAACCCCCTGTTGATCGTCGGCGTGGCGGGCGTTGTCACCGGCCTGCTGGGCAAGCTCTCGCCCATGAAGGTGCTCGCGGCCTTCGGCACCGGCTTCGCCTCCAGCCGGTCGGTGACCATCTTCGTCATCGTCCTGCCGGTCATCGGCCTCCTGGAGTACCGCGGCCTGCAGGAACAGGCCCGCACTCTGATCGGCCGGCTCGGCGCGCTCAGCACCGGGCGGCTGCTGGCGATCTACCTGGTGCTGCGTCAGCTCTCCGCGGCACTCGGCCTCACCGGGCTGGGCGGCCCCGCCCAGGCGGTGCGCCCGATGGTCGCCCCGATGGCGGAGGCCGCCGCCGAGCGCCGCCACGGCACGCTCACCGAGCGGATGCGCGAGCGGGTCCGCTCGTACGCCGCCAGTGCCGACACGGTCGGACTCTTCTTCGGCGAGGACTGCTTCCTCGCGGTCGGCTCGATCCTGCTGATCACCGGCTTCGCCAACGCGACCTACCACACGCACCTGGAACCGACCCAGCTCGCGCTGTGGGCCATCCCCAGCGCGCTGTGCGCGACCGTCATCCACGGCCTGCAGCTGCTGCGCCTGGACCGTGCCCTCGACCGGGAGAACGCCACCGTGCAGACCAGCACCGCGAAGCAGACCACCGTCGGGCGCGCCCGGGCCGGGGAGGCGAAATGA
- a CDS encoding helix-turn-helix transcriptional regulator, translating to MADTRLTTPSYLVLGIIDKLGEASPYDVKVEAARTVAPFWSVPHAQVYAQCDRLTEAGLLSEVRQEGGRNRRLMKLTEAGRTALARWLSDTAFVPVEARERSILKLWFGARGELLAPEQLTQHGATLAEYEELATSVGTLLTRGQREALEFGIRYERMMVDFWQWVEQREG from the coding sequence ATGGCTGACACCCGGCTGACCACCCCCTCGTACCTCGTCCTCGGCATCATCGACAAGCTGGGCGAGGCCAGCCCGTACGACGTGAAGGTCGAGGCGGCCCGCACGGTCGCGCCGTTCTGGTCGGTGCCGCACGCGCAGGTGTACGCGCAGTGCGACCGGCTCACGGAGGCGGGGCTGCTCTCCGAGGTCCGGCAGGAGGGCGGGCGCAACCGGCGGCTGATGAAGCTGACCGAGGCGGGCCGCACCGCGCTGGCGCGGTGGCTCTCGGACACCGCCTTCGTGCCGGTCGAGGCGCGCGAGCGCAGCATCCTGAAGCTCTGGTTCGGAGCCCGGGGCGAGCTGCTCGCCCCGGAGCAACTGACCCAGCACGGTGCCACCTTGGCGGAGTACGAGGAGCTCGCGACAAGCGTCGGAACGCTGCTGACCCGCGGTCAGCGCGAGGCACTGGAGTTCGGCATCCGCTACGAGCGGATGATGGTCGACTTCTGGCAGTGGGTGGAGCAGCGCGAGGGCTGA
- a CDS encoding 5-oxoprolinase subunit B family protein, whose amino-acid sequence MRALPVGLDALLIELDGAAETAALHAELLRMREAGQLPRVREIVPAALTVLLDGVDDPRALARQLAGRRVPALPDSAGEVITVPVHYDGEDLPAVAALWGVGEDEVARIHAAAQYRVAFSGFAPGFGYLTGLDQRFHVPRRAVPRTSVPAGSIALAGAYTGIYPRSSPGGWQLIGRTDAVLWDPAREPAALFAPGHRVRFVSMEHRVEHRMEHSVEHRAEHGSEHGAEHRVEHGVAHGVEPR is encoded by the coding sequence ATGAGGGCGCTGCCGGTGGGGCTCGACGCGCTGCTGATCGAACTCGACGGCGCCGCGGAGACCGCCGCGCTCCACGCCGAACTGCTGCGGATGCGCGAGGCCGGCCAGCTGCCCCGGGTCCGGGAGATCGTGCCGGCCGCGCTGACCGTGCTGCTCGACGGGGTGGACGACCCGCGCGCCCTCGCCCGGCAGCTGGCCGGCCGGCGGGTGCCCGCGCTGCCGGACAGCGCCGGTGAGGTCATCACCGTCCCGGTGCACTACGACGGCGAGGACCTGCCGGCCGTCGCCGCGCTCTGGGGGGTCGGCGAGGACGAGGTCGCCCGGATCCACGCCGCCGCGCAGTACCGGGTGGCGTTCAGCGGGTTCGCGCCCGGCTTCGGCTACCTGACCGGGCTCGACCAGCGCTTCCACGTGCCGCGCAGGGCGGTGCCGCGCACCAGCGTCCCGGCCGGGTCGATCGCGCTGGCCGGCGCCTACACCGGCATCTACCCGCGCTCCTCGCCGGGCGGCTGGCAGCTGATCGGCCGCACCGACGCCGTGCTGTGGGACCCCGCCCGCGAGCCCGCCGCCCTGTTCGCCCCGGGCCACCGGGTCCGCTTCGTCAGCATGGAGCACCGCGTGGAGCACCGCATGGAGCACAGTGTGGAACACCGCGCGGAACACGGCTCGGAGCACGGAGCCGAGCACCGCGTGGAGCATGGAGTCGCGCACGGAGTGGAGCCGAGATGA
- a CDS encoding C40 family peptidase, translating to MASHRRPKPVGRTRASILTATAATAMALSAQGAAHADPAPPSLDQVKSQVDDLNHQAELATENYDGAQAKQQTLQKQVGDLQDQLARQQGQVADLQSGLSSVAADEYATNGISPTVQLMLSAKPDTFLSQAKSLNQLSDTESDALKQLQTQQRKLDQDKAEAQAKLAELDATTQQLRAAKDDVQAKLKKSQDLLNSLTEQQRQALAAAEAKAAADAKAAADKAAADAKAAAAAKAQTDATQTASRDAARTDPGSTGTGSGTGTTAPSTPPGGSSAGNSAAQAAIAAAESRLGMPYVPGGAGPTQFDCSGLMQWAYAQAGISLPRTSQEQATIGTNLGTNIANAQPGDLIIYFADRGHVGMYVGGGQIIHAPHKGAVVHYESATVMTIAAIVRP from the coding sequence ATGGCGTCCCACCGTCGTCCCAAGCCCGTCGGCCGTACCCGTGCGTCGATCCTGACCGCCACGGCCGCCACCGCCATGGCGCTCTCCGCCCAGGGTGCCGCGCACGCCGACCCGGCGCCGCCCTCGCTGGACCAGGTCAAGTCCCAGGTCGACGACCTCAACCACCAGGCGGAGCTCGCCACCGAGAACTACGACGGCGCGCAGGCCAAGCAGCAGACCCTGCAGAAGCAGGTCGGCGACCTGCAGGACCAGCTGGCCCGCCAGCAGGGCCAGGTCGCCGACCTGCAGTCCGGGCTGTCCTCGGTGGCCGCCGACGAGTACGCCACCAACGGAATATCGCCCACCGTCCAGCTGATGCTCTCCGCCAAGCCGGACACCTTCCTCAGCCAGGCCAAGTCGCTCAACCAGCTGAGCGACACCGAGTCCGACGCCCTGAAGCAGCTCCAGACGCAGCAGCGCAAGCTCGACCAGGACAAGGCCGAGGCGCAGGCCAAGCTCGCCGAGCTGGACGCCACCACGCAGCAGCTCAGGGCCGCCAAGGACGACGTCCAGGCCAAGTTGAAGAAGAGCCAGGACCTGCTCAACTCGCTCACCGAGCAGCAGCGCCAGGCGCTGGCCGCCGCGGAGGCGAAGGCCGCGGCCGACGCCAAGGCGGCAGCCGACAAGGCCGCGGCGGACGCCAAGGCCGCAGCCGCCGCCAAGGCCCAGACCGACGCCACCCAGACCGCCTCACGCGACGCGGCCCGCACCGACCCCGGGAGCACCGGCACCGGCAGCGGTACCGGCACGACCGCCCCCAGCACCCCGCCCGGCGGCAGCTCCGCCGGCAACTCGGCCGCCCAGGCCGCGATCGCCGCCGCCGAGAGCCGGCTCGGGATGCCCTACGTGCCGGGCGGCGCCGGCCCCACCCAGTTCGACTGCTCGGGCCTGATGCAGTGGGCCTACGCGCAGGCCGGCATCTCCCTGCCGCGCACCTCCCAGGAGCAGGCCACCATCGGGACCAACCTCGGCACCAACATCGCCAACGCCCAACCCGGCGACCTGATCATCTACTTCGCCGACCGCGGCCACGTGGGCATGTACGTCGGCGGCGGCCAGATCATCCACGCCCCGCACAAGGGCGCAGTGGTCCACTACGAGTCCGCCACGGTGATGACGATCGCAGCGATCGTCCGCCCCTGA
- a CDS encoding DUF2306 domain-containing protein, whose product MNRLRNVAWGRVATIAVVVLCLGYAPIAMTELWPYAHPGAPAFGQWVLARAVSPRYVADAFATRIGPYGRSLVPLVVHSVLGGLLMLLGPVQLLSAVRRRRRLHRVAGVVFALTVYVSMAGAAVYLARTRLADAFGGSTFWIVLATILVGTVLSVTFGILAAVGRLPDLHQRWMLLCYGFLMTAPLLRLEWGVLPWLLPGLPMTEINRVAIMHLGSVVTFGALLASRALDRRENVPGVRGSWVPLPVLVLAQPAGAAALLWITRSFWGWGAEGRRLLLAYLIPFALTYAVLMVRQWRAGRAGASWAREEWRLHLVALAMAPVFSVGAAQLFERQLGLDARTALSAGVAIGCGVLAFAATTMVSLRVMYGRELLRRQPRGAGRPVDLAVRSTIS is encoded by the coding sequence GTGAACCGTCTCAGGAACGTCGCCTGGGGGCGTGTGGCCACGATCGCCGTGGTGGTCCTCTGCCTGGGCTACGCGCCGATCGCGATGACCGAACTGTGGCCCTACGCCCACCCGGGCGCACCGGCGTTCGGGCAGTGGGTGCTGGCCCGCGCGGTGTCGCCGCGCTACGTGGCGGACGCCTTCGCCACCCGGATCGGGCCGTACGGGCGCAGCCTGGTGCCGCTGGTCGTCCACTCGGTGCTCGGCGGCCTGCTGATGCTGCTCGGGCCGGTCCAGCTGCTCTCGGCGGTCCGCCGGCGCCGACGGCTGCACCGGGTCGCCGGGGTGGTGTTCGCGCTGACCGTCTACGTCTCGATGGCCGGCGCCGCGGTCTACCTGGCGCGCACCCGCCTGGCCGACGCGTTCGGCGGGTCGACGTTCTGGATCGTGCTCGCCACCATCCTGGTCGGCACGGTGCTGAGCGTGACCTTCGGCATCCTGGCCGCCGTAGGGCGCCTGCCCGACCTGCACCAGCGGTGGATGCTGCTCTGCTACGGGTTCCTGATGACCGCGCCGCTGCTGCGCCTGGAGTGGGGCGTGCTGCCGTGGCTGCTGCCCGGCCTGCCGATGACGGAGATCAACCGGGTGGCGATCATGCACCTCGGCTCGGTGGTCACCTTCGGCGCGCTGCTGGCCTCCCGGGCGCTCGACCGGCGGGAGAACGTCCCCGGGGTGCGGGGCAGTTGGGTGCCGCTGCCGGTGCTCGTCCTCGCCCAGCCGGCCGGCGCGGCGGCGCTGCTCTGGATCACCCGGTCGTTCTGGGGCTGGGGGGCTGAGGGGCGCCGGCTGCTCCTCGCGTACCTGATCCCCTTCGCGCTGACCTACGCGGTCCTGATGGTGCGTCAGTGGCGCGCGGGCCGGGCCGGGGCGAGCTGGGCGCGCGAGGAGTGGCGGCTGCACCTGGTCGCGCTCGCGATGGCGCCGGTCTTCTCGGTCGGCGCGGCGCAGCTGTTCGAGCGGCAGTTGGGGCTCGACGCCCGCACGGCCCTGTCCGCCGGGGTCGCCATCGGCTGCGGGGTGCTGGCGTTCGCGGCGACCACGATGGTCAGCCTGCGGGTGATGTACGGGCGCGAGCTGCTCCGGCGGCAGCCGCGCGGCGCAGGGCGGCCCGTCGACCTGGCGGTTCGGTCAACCATCAGCTGA
- a CDS encoding LamB/YcsF family protein has translation MSAAAVETGATADGAAVIDLNADLGEGFGRWQLTDDRALLSVVTSANVACGFHAGDPSTMRRVCAMAAEHSVRIGAHVSYRDLAGFGRRAMDLPLDELADEVAYQIGALDTFAKAAGTRVRYVKPHGALYNRTVHDEGQATAVVEGLRLAGLTLPVLGLPGSRLHLAAEEAGLPTVTEAFADRAYTPQGTLVSRREVGAVLHDPGEVTRRSVAIAQGDPVGTNTGGRIRLRARSLCLHGDTAGAADLARAVRAALHGAGVRIEAFA, from the coding sequence GTGAGCGCGGCGGCAGTGGAGACCGGAGCAACTGCTGACGGAGCAGCGGTGATCGACCTCAACGCCGACCTGGGCGAGGGCTTCGGCCGCTGGCAGCTCACCGACGACCGGGCGCTGCTCTCGGTGGTCACCAGCGCCAACGTCGCCTGCGGCTTCCACGCCGGTGACCCCTCCACCATGCGGCGGGTCTGCGCGATGGCCGCCGAGCACTCGGTGCGGATCGGCGCGCACGTCTCCTACCGGGACCTGGCCGGCTTCGGCCGCCGCGCCATGGACCTGCCGCTGGACGAGCTGGCCGACGAGGTCGCCTACCAGATCGGTGCCCTGGACACCTTCGCCAAGGCGGCCGGGACCAGGGTGCGCTACGTCAAGCCGCACGGCGCGCTCTACAACCGCACCGTCCACGACGAGGGGCAGGCCACGGCCGTCGTCGAGGGCCTGCGCCTGGCCGGCCTGACGCTGCCCGTCCTCGGCCTGCCCGGCTCCCGGCTGCACCTGGCCGCCGAGGAGGCCGGGCTGCCCACCGTCACCGAGGCGTTCGCCGACCGCGCCTACACCCCGCAGGGCACCTTGGTATCGCGCCGCGAGGTGGGCGCGGTGCTGCACGACCCCGGCGAGGTGACCCGGCGCTCGGTGGCCATCGCCCAGGGCGACCCCGTCGGCACGAACACCGGTGGGCGGATCCGGCTGCGGGCCCGCTCGCTCTGTCTGCACGGGGACACCGCCGGCGCGGCCGACCTCGCCCGCGCGGTGCGGGCCGCGCTGCACGGCGCCGGTGTCCGGATCGAGGCGTTCGCATGA